The genomic interval gaatgaatgaagctcTCCCTTTCTGCCTCCCCTGgatctctttatatagggcttgattgggcttggattGTGAACATTCAGttgatagaatcttttatcttatatcttccaaataactaaaagattttgataattataacattatttggaagatactttctgttgatattcttaaattaaattaattcacaaCTGAATTTATCTTCTAGCTTTTCtgactttccaaaattgcacaaTTGTCCCTGAAATTCCTCTATATGCGTTTTATCcccttcctttcttttaaaatttgcagAATAACCCCTCAGTTGACCAGTCTTGACCAGATTCAAACAGCATTGACCAGCTTTGACCAGAATAAAACCTCCAATGCGAGCCCGCCACGTGTCGGCTCCCTTCCCTACCCAGAATTAGGGTTTTGCAATTGGGGGTAGAGGGATTTGGGAGGCTCCATTCTGCCTCAGCATGCGCCGCTTGAAGGAAGAATGCTCTGTTtgccaattttttttcttgcaggTCTGGTTTTGATGTAGGTGGTGGATGCGTCTTCGTGGATTGTGATTTCACGGTGTCGATGATGGTTCCCATGGATGGCTGATGGCGCGTGGTGCTTGCTTGATGGCGACCTGAAGCAAAAAAGGTGGAGGCAGAGGGAATCGCGATTTTGgcgaggaagatgaagatggttgCGCGAAGGTTAAGGTGATGGTGGCCTGAGATTTTCTGCCTCGCGCAAATGGAAGATGGCGGCACGGTGATGGTGAACGGCGCGATTCTTCTACGTGTTTGATGACAGATTTGCGCAAGATGGGGGAGAGTGATCGAGGTTTGCAGCGTGAATAGCGGCAGCGTCTTCCCGATGGCTTCATGATTGCACGGTGGCTGGTCGACGttgatggagaagatgaaggaaGGTGACGCGCCGAGAAGGATGCTGCGGCGGTGTGGGCTATGGATGGTGTGATTTCTGCGTTTCTGCAGGTGTGTGCGCGAGGAGGACGAAGGTGGCTGCCGACGATAAGGTGGGTGGTGGCCGTTGTGCTGCGCGAGAAACGTGGTGGTCGACGATGGTGGTTACCCATGGAAGAAGGTGGCACTGTtgcggcggctagggtttggcAAGGGNTTGgatttgggaattagggtttctgttggagatggtgatgacgtggcaagagGGGCTAGGTGGCATGTTCTGATTGGTTTATTTGGTGAGTGCAGGGATTAGTGACGTGGCATCATCTGGATGGTTGGATCTATTATTTGTGGACTGCCATGTGGCACCATCTTAGGCAATCTGACTTAGTTAGTGATAGGAGGGGTATGGGTAGGAAAATTTAGGAGGTGTAGGAGAAAAGGGTTACCACTGGGCTTTAGTATTGGCCTGATTTAGGAAAGAGGGCTGCATGTAGGGAAATTtgggggtgcaagggtaaaaactgtCTGTTTGGCCCAACTGTAcattattttccaaacaaaacNNgattttggattttaaattgcaatttggaccaataaaactctaacttcagctgcacaaataaatattagaacatccaagaataatttatNcaattaaaatcactttttaagctctttttattttcaaacacgCTAAATCCAATAATCACAAATTCTcttcaaatcaatcatttaggtataaatattctatcaaaaatttgaattttaaaacctaaatgtgggcataaatatgctcTCATCAGACATCATTAAAACTTCTTCTTTGTCATTTTAGTAACACTTGAAATATTGGTGAATGAGTACCAGATACTTGAGGACGAGTACCAAGTTTGAAGGACGAAAATCAAGTAATAGGAAAGACATTGTGTGAATGTGAGATTTTTGCAAGGTAAATTCGATCATGAAACATGTAtaaatttgtactttttttatacacttttagaaaataaatagttataatataataaaatttcagtTTTATAATCGTATCATATTAACACGCCtttcaaatgttaaaattatgtcacgttgatataatttattttaaattgtaattgtttaaaacttataccaaatggataattttaatgttaaattacTTCATAAAAAACACATATTGAATGACATtaatttgggttaaatatgtttttagtccctgaagtttcactgatttttggttttagttcctgcATGAAACTGTTATAAATAGTCCCTAATTTTAAACGgcgttaatttttgtttcacgTGGCTAACGACCAATGCACGTTTCATGCCAGCTATGAATTTATTCTGTGccatgttttgttttctttttatttcaaatttgcaCAGAAGCCCTTAATTTCTTCTATGTTTGCACtttgattgttttcttttcttttctctgtttctACTTTGTGCCTTCACCTGGAACCTTCCATCAGCCAGAACTGAATTGGTGGACACTGAAGGTAAACTTCTTGGAAGTTATGACATATACGGTCTGAGGCCAATTATAATATTTGGCAACGGGGGTGGAGTACATTATGCAGCAATCCGAAAATCCCAATCCTTTTCTCTATTGGTTGAattttaaaagcataaaaatcCTCACCCCAGACACAACAATGTTTCCGTAGTAGCAAACAGAaggtaaagaaaagaaaagtagacCTACCAACCAACTTCATTTTGAGACAAAAGGTGGAAGGAATGGGAGGAGCATCTGGAAGATGTCGGTGAGATGGGGAAGTCTGAAACGAGCCTCCCAATCTTGCTGGAACTTTGTTTTCCAATCGGGGTCGCTGAAATCAATACCGGAAATGGTGCGACTCGGGCTGCTCACCTTCGCAAAGAAGCCGACTTTCCCGGCGACACTGGTGGGTGGCAACGGGAGGAGACGGGGATTGAAGCAAGAAATCTGTGGCACAATTCGAAGGAGATGACGGTGCCCTCAAACAACATTACCTGTGGTTTGAAGCAAGAAATCCGTGTTTTTGGGCGGATACACAGTTGGGAGAGCATTGATGTGTTAGAAATCAATTTTGGAGCCAAATAGCATTACTTGTGGTTTGTTGCGTGAGGTGACTGAAGAAACAAAACTAGGTGTTGTCACTCAGATTTGTTCCATTCCCTTGCCAATCCAGTTTCTGTTCGCACATTTCGCGTGCCCTAAGCCTCGTCTCCTTCAGTATGGGAGACGAAGATGACGACGAGGTGCTCGGTTGCGCCACCACCGCTTCTGGTCAATCCGCCTCCACCAACAGCTTGCCACCTCCTACCGATAACACGCTTCTCAAATTGAACCATCGTGATGATAATTTTGTTCTGGCTTTGCTTCTCATTTATTGTTTCATGTCTCCAGTGTGTGAGAAGGTAGAAAACAGGGGAAAAACAATGTGTGAGATGGCTGCCCCTTCTGAACCCTAATTGCAGTGTTGATGCTAAAGTGTAAACATTGTAGAAATTAGAGACTTCAGTgcaaatttagaataaaaaaaaaaagaaaacgtgGAGAGAATAAAATCACACTTGGCATTGGACGTTAGCCatgtcaaataaaaattaacaccTTTTAAAATTAGGGACTATTTATAACAGTTTCAAAACTATAAGGActaaatgccatcaatgtttcatgactaaaaccaaaaatcagtgaaacttcagggactaaaaacatatttaacccattaattttaatattttaaaatatattaagtttttttaatattttaccaTTAAGTATTAGTAGTAGTATGTAAGGCAAGTGGGTGGCTAGCAATAAAGGAATCCGTATATCATCTCTATTCTGTATTATTGCTTTCTCTTCTAGCAGTTGACCTCAGATTCTCTTATGGAATCCGTGTCTTCTTCTCTTTcgtttttttcaaaattcagaGTCTCAGGCGAGGTGTTCATCCATTGTTTGGAAGACGACGTCCATAGAAATTTCCTTTCTCATCTGAGTTCAGCCCTTTTACAGGCTGGAGTAAAACCTGTCATCGTTGCTGTGGAACCGCTGTGGGAAAAATTTATGCCATCAATTACAAGTTTTCAGATTGGAATAGTTGTTATCTCCAAAGCATACAATGAATCTTCTTTGTGTGTGGAAGACCTTGTGAGAATCATTGAACGTTACGAAACTCACGGCCTATTGTTTATGCTCGTGTTTTACGATATAGACCCATCCGATGTGCATCATCTGAAGCTTCAATTCAAAGTTTATGTACCTTATCAAGTATATAATTTGAAAGCCAAAGTTTCCGATAACGTTTCCGATATAATTAGTAAGAAAGAAGATTTAATTAGAAATGCGATGACGGCAGAGAGGATCATAAAGGTAAATTATTGCTTtcagttttaacttttttttttactaataaatttttattaaattaattataaaattatatttttttactttttatacttaatatatttttttatattaataataagattatacttgaaaaaatttaatttgtttaatattaatataattttattgaattttaaaatttctttcttaaatatgttttaggaGAAATCCAAAAAGAAATTCCTACCAACTTTCCCGGTCAGCCGCGCACTCAGACGGGCTCCAAATTTGCTTACTTGGGATGCGAGTAAACACAGGTAAATCCTTAACTTTTTCaggaaagaaaatatacttgACGTTTATTTCTAATACATAGGTAGAacatatctaaaaaaataataaaatataaaaaattattcaaatattattaattttaaaacttagaattcatatcataaatagaaaaatatttttgttaataaaaatttgttatattttaaaaaatttaataagttaaCAAACCTTAcgtatttataatataaagttagtttaaatataaattattttttaaaacttctctcataattttctttaaaattttaatttgttatgtaAAAGTTTacctaatttttttccttttttctaaaTGTACAAAGGACAAACTTGTTCAAATAGATGCAATATATAGGTTTctgcaattaaaaattcaattttaaagatttagatttttttttctattggaaGTGCATATTTATCTAAACAAACCTCTATTATTGTGGGCTCATTTTATTTGACATTTGCGTCTTTTGTACTTATGAACTGGAAGGAATGATGCTGAACTAGTGGAGGAGATTGTTAAGTCTGTTCTCGCTAAACTAGACTGTGCCTTGCCTTTAACTAAATTTCCTGTTGAATTAGAAACTCAGGTGGAAAACGTGATTGGATTgtttaaaaatcatttcaacGAACACGAAGTATGTATGATAGGGATATGGGGAATGGGAGGATCGGGTAAAACTACCTTAGCGAAAGCGATCTACAATAAAATTCCTTTTACATTTGGTGATAAAAGTTTCATTCAAGATATTAGAGAAGTTTGTCAAACAGATGGCAGAAGAGGCCTTGTTCATTTACAAAAACAACTTCTCTCAGATGTCCTTAAATATGTGAAAATAGAGAGTGGTGAGATGGAAAAAATTACAATCGAGAACAGTCTTTCTGGAAGAACGTTGTTCATTGTGCTTGACGATGTGAATGAGATAGACCAATTAAAACACCTATGTGGAAACGGTAAATGGTTTGGTGCGGGAAGTGTAATAATCATTACCAGTAGACATTTAGACCTGCTTTATCAACATaaagttaattatgtttatGAGATGGATGAACTGGACAAAAATGACTCGGTTGAGCTTTTTAGTTGGCATGCTTTTAGAGAAACAACACCAAGAGCAGACTTCAATGAACTTGCAAGATCAGCGGTTGATTATTGTGGTGGACTACCACTGGCTCTTGAAGTCCTTGGTTCTTATTTAAGTAAGAGGTCAGNNNNNNNNNNNNNNNNNNNNNNNNNNNNNNNNNNNNNNNNNNNNNNNNNNNNNNNNNNNNNNNNNNNNNNNNNNNNNNNNNNNNNNNNNNNNNNNNNNNNNNNNNNNNNNNNNNNNNNNNNNNNNNNNNNNNNNNNNNNNNNNNNNNNNNNNNNNNNNNNNNNNNNNNNNNNNNNNNNNNNNNNNNNNNNNNNNNNNNNNNNNNNNNNNNNNNNNNNNNNNNNNNNNNNNNNNNNNNNNNNNNNNNNNNNNNNNNNNNNNNNNNNNNNNNNNNNNNNNNNNNNNNNNNNNNNNNNNNNNNNNNNNNNNNNNNNNNNNNNNNNNNNNNNNNNNNNNNNNNNNNNNNNNNNNNNNNNNNNNNNNNNNNNNNNNNNNNNNNNNNNNNNNNNNNNNNNNNNNNNNNNNNNNNNNNNNNNNNNNNNNNNNNNNNNNNNNNNNNNNNNNNNNNNNNNNNNNNNNNNNNNNNNNNNNNNNNNNNNNNNNNNNNNNNNNNNNNNNNNNNNNNNNNNNNNNNNNNNNNNNNNNNNNNNNNNNNNNNNNNNNNNNNNNNNNNNNNNNNNNNNNNNNNNNNNNNNNNNNNNNNNNNNNNNNNNNNNNNNNNNNNNNNNNNNNNNNNNNNNNNNNNNNNNNNNNNNNNNNNNNNNNNNNNNNNNNNNNNNNNNNNNNNNNNNNNNNNNNNNNNNNNNNNNNNNNNNNNNNNNNNNNNNNNNNNNNNNNNNNNNNNNNNNNNNNNNNNNNNNNNNNNNNNNNNNNNNNNNNNNNNNNNNNNNNNNNNNNNNNNNNNNNNNNNNNNNNNNNNNNNNNNNNNNNNNNNNNNNNNNNNNNNNNNNNNNNNNNNNNNNNNNNNNNNNNNNNNNNNNNNNNNNNNNNNNNNNNNNNNNNNNNNNNNNNNNNNNNNNNNNNNNNNNNNNNNNNNNNNNNNNNNNNNNNNNNNNNNNNNNNNNNNACCCCTGACTTTTCAAAATTACCAAGTCTTGAAAAGCTCATTCTCAAGCATTGTGTAAATTTGGGCAAGGTACACCAATCGATTGGAGATTTACAAAATCTTCTACTAATAAATTTGAAAGGCTGTACAAACCTAAGCATTCTCCCAAGTGAGACATATAAGTTGAAATCTTTGAAAACTCTTATCCTATCTGGCTGTCTGAAGATTGATATCTCTAAAGAAGATATATTGCACATGAAATCCTTGAAAACTCTAATTTCTGAAAATACTGCTGTGAAACAAGTTCCCATTTCAGTTGTAAGCTCAAAAAGCATTGGATATATACATGTAGATGAACGAAAGGGATTATCACGTACTGTTCTTCATTCTATCATTTTGTGTTGGATGTCCCATACTTTTAATCCCCTGTATCGTATTCGTCCGTTTCGTGGCATTTCATCATCTCTAGTTTCCATGAATGTTGAGCATAATGATTTGGTAGATCTAGCACCAATCCTTAGAAGTATTTTAAATCTGCGTACTGTTTTAGTGCATTATCAAATACTTCAACAAGTAACAGCAATTTTGGAAGAAGTTCAACAATTTCGTCGTGTAACTTGGACATCTATACAACTTTCCAACCATCCATTCAGTccatatttgattcaatttggAGGTTATCAAGAAGAAGTCTTCAATACTCTCCGCAAAAGCATTTATGATGAGGTTCCATCTCTTTTTTACTTAATCAGCTTACTTTTACTATTCATTTTAGCTGTTAATTTTAAGAACATGAAACATTCCATTAAATACAAAGTAACTTCCATTCTGACATTCTTTTAGTACCTTCCCCTTCTATGTTGTAATTTATTCAGCATgatgttattttcttaaattgtgTGTTTTGTACTTTGAAATGATAATATGATGGAAGAAGTCCATATAAACAGAACCATTTCAAAATAACTAAGCTATTTTTCTCATGCTACAGGAATTGGCAGCCAGTCAAACTCGTAAAGATTTTCTCCCTAGTGACAATTATCCTCATTGGTTGGCTTATAAGAATGAGGGGCACTCAGTCAATTTCACCGTGCCAGACAATGTTGACATGGATGGAATGATTTTGTGTGTTGAGCCTCTATTACGCTTGGCAGACCCAGCTCAATATCTTACTTGTGTCTTAATGGTTAATTACACAAAGTGCACAATCCAGTTATTCAATCGAGAAACAATAACTTCCTTGAATGATGTTGATTGGCAGGGCGTGATATCACATCTGGGATGTGGAGACAAGTTGgagatttttgttatttttgagaGAGGATTTGAAGTCCAGAAGACAGCTGTCTATCTAGTGTGTAATGGATCAATGGACAGAAAGTCGGTGTAACGAGCCCTAATGATATGGAGGTAAAAACGAATAAGAGTAAGAGTAGGGAATGAATGAGGGGCTTCTGGTCAAGAAGATTGTACTCTTGCTCTCTCATTGGGAGTGTCTTCCCTCTCCTCAAgtgtattatattttctttctttgtaccCACTACGAtcggttttttcttttttaccaaattacTGTGCTGAGTATTGAGAGTTTTACAAGGTTGCATAACCTTAGATAAGaacttttttaagttaaaatcatGTCAATGTATAATAGTATAATTTcgatttattatattttaaaataaagttgagTTAGAATGACataattttagttcaattttgaTAATAGTATTAAGGTAACAATTTCagcttaaaatattttgaattatagttATGTTTTGTTGATGTGTTGTCTTGGTAtaactttttcataataaaatcgAGGCACTTTCACCTGAAATTATCcatatttgtaaattttctaaaattatttacttttaaaaatgatctaatttttcttaaaagttatctattttgaaaaagaaaaaaaaaatacgctATTGTGATAAAAGAAACCCACTATGGTCGGATGAGACTATAACTTCCTTTCTTGTTCTATGAAATCCACTTGTATCAATAAAAGAGTACGAATAGTTTAGTTTCATGGAATTCTATTCCAATTCCGGTCCCCTACATACAGTGCTTTCACAATGCTTCCATGGCTCACAATATAAGATtgaaaacaattacaaatatacaAGATtgaaaacaattacaatttaCAAAATGACCAAGACATAAGATGTAATGGAAAATGGACAGCAAAGAGATGCAAAAGCTATAAAGCGTGATGAAGGTTGGAAGAAGCGCTTGGAAAGCTTGGagttatctatatatataatgaacTTTATagcaagaaattaaataaaaaaaaaaaattagagaatatTGTTATTCAGGTAAGGATTATAATAACACTTCTTGCCAAGCTGAAGTACATAATTCACATGTGttcaatttattgaaaaataatcaattctCAATTTTGTTAGAGATTGTGAATATGTTAGTCAATTATTCAATAGGATTGACAAATCTAGCAATTATGTCTACGtattataactttttcttatataataataatacattttgtTATTATAGGTTTATAGTTGATCGATTGGATACGGTGACGAAGTGGAAGAAAAGGTGGTTGACGTGCAAGAAAGCGCTTCATAGTAACAATAGTTAAGTAGAGTTAAAGcgcaattaatattataatggCTATTGATATAGTGGTTAAGGTTTGTATTAATGACCATTAAGAGATAAATTAATTGGTTAAATTCTTatataaactttataaatagagGTTTAATTTCATGGTAAAGTCACTTTTTTCTATAATTGAATTACTAAAGACCTGCAGAAACAGAttttgacttgagcgtcagagtgtatTTTACAGGTCACCCCCCACACCGATCAGTTACATGGAGCAGGTAGCGGAGCGAACGTTCGACGAACAAGAACTTCACACAGGCGTCATCTCGTCCTATTTCAGTAGAAATATTTTGGCGCCCGCAATAGGATCGATGATATTTGAAGAAGACACCCAAGCGAGACCATAAGGATGGCAGGACAACAAGACCTGTTGGTATTGATCCAAGAGATGCAAAAGAAGATGAAAGCTATGCAGACAGAGATTGTGGCCTTGAGGGTCGAGCGTGATGCAGCACATAGGGCGGAGCAAGATGTAGGGGAGAGAGCCCAGTTGAATCAATAGTCAACAGCACGTGTCCAAACTCCCATAATAGAACTTGCTCAAACTGAACCTGAGGGAACTGATCAAGAGGGAGATAGCTCCAGAAGCCGATCGGTCGGCCCGACTAATGTTGTGCGGGCCAGGGCACTTCACCCTTTCACTACGACCATCATGGAGGAGCAAATGCCTGAAAAGATGCCTCCCACTGTTGAGAAGTACGATGAATCGGGCGATCCGGAGGAACATTTAAGGTCTTTTGCGGATGCAATGGCAATATACTCGCCTAACGAACTGGTTTTGTGCAGGGTTTTTTCCCTCTCCATCAAAGGAGAAGCCTTGGCATGGTTCCATTCTCTTCGTCCCAAAACCATTGACAGTTTTGAGACGCTAAGAAACCTGTTTGAGCGCTTCCAATAAGGTGCAAAACCTTACTTATATGAAGCTAACTAAAATCAAGTAGAGAAAGGATGAAGGCCTAAGAGACTTTATGGACTGTTACAATCGGACCGCACGACAGGTGCAGGAAGTGGGCAAGAAGTATCATGAGCACCTTGTCTACTGCCTTGAGACCTTTTTCTTTTACGGACAGCCTGTTCGCACGACCACTCATGACATTGGGAGAAATGCAGGAAAGGGCGGCTAGATTCATCATAATTGAGGAGATTCGAGCTATTCAAAAAAGGCAACATGAGAAAAATGCTTCGTCCTCAGGCCAAGAGAAGAAAGAAGTCGTCACAAACGAGTGGAAGAAGGGTAAAAAGTTCAAGGATGGCTCGATAAGGCCCAGATTTGATCGGTACACCCCTCTGAATGTGCCGAGGGCAAAAGTGTTGGAGGAAGCCTTGAGTGTGGATCACCTTCCCccgttgaagaaaaaaccaacGCCTAAAAATGCGAACGGTACTAAACATTGCCTTTATCATCAGAATATGGGACACACCACTGAAGAGTGCATCACGCTCAAAGACAAGGTTGAATAATTGTTAAGGGTAGGGCATTTAAGGAGGTTCGTGTGGAGTGAACGGGTGGAGAGAAGCCCACCGAGAGGGAGATCCGAACGGTATGATCATAGAGATGACCGTTGTTCAGACCGCCACAACAGAAGTTGACGTCAAGATCGACAACTAAAAGGTCATATTAACACCATTTGTAGAGGCTTTGCTAGAGGAGGGTCGTCGGCATTAGTGAGGAACAAGAGTTTGAAAGAGTTGAAGAGTGTGCATAGGGTGGACGTGAAGAAACGCCCGATGCCGCCAATCACCTTTTCTGATGAGGATTTTCATGTTCCTGATCTTGAGCAAGACGATCCTATGGTGATAACCACTGTTATCACTAGCTTGATACAGTGTCTGCAAAGTCTTGATCGATGAAAGTAGTTTGATAAACATCCTTTACTGGAAGACTTTTCAGCAAATAAATATTTGTCTGAAGACTTGATCCCATCCTAGAACGAGCAAATTATGGAGTTTGCTGGAGAAAGAAAGGACACCTGAAGATAGATACAAGGGTTTTATGTGCAAAAGTTTTGCTTCTTCTTTAATTGTCCACTGGTATATTAAAtgtagattttaaaaatgtataaaaacttttaatatatggAGTTCAAGATCTTGCACATCTTTCCCTAAGGAATTAATATGTTGATAAACTTGTTAATGTAGAAATTGATAATTGGCTTGAGTTTAAGTGATTTAATTCCCTTCATGATTGTATtagtcttaatttatttttttcatattaagtatcaactctcttattttttgggttatatagttttttttaagggTGATGCTTTGAATTTTCTAAACATAGATTTTGTTTGATCTTTGTATACTTTTAGttcctttttttaaatattatgtttcaACTTTTCTAAgacaaaagtttaaaataatatttaacataaagttaaaaaagaaaaaaataaatgaagttatgtaaaacaattattttagaaattatttatttaaatatttaatgaaaaaattgtcaattttaatatttattgaaaagttGAGCTTGGAGGGAACCatcttatttttcaatttattaaaatttaaatatttgaataaatcaactaattttatttaagtgatTAACCCTTTGAGTTTGAAAATtgtcataaatatttttctaacgATTTCGTATCACCATATGTAATTTAGAgactcaatttattttttacttcgGATactaaatcataaataaaaaatgtggtGGGTCTTATAAGTTATTGAAGAGAAAGGGTGCTAGATCATCATCTCTCTGTGTTTTGTATCATTGCGTTCTCTCCGTTGACCTCAATTCCACTGATGGCATTCGAGTCTTCTTCACCATCAGCGAAATCTGAATGGATATACGACGTGTTCATCAATTTCAGGGGAGTAGACACCCGCAAGAAGTTCGTTTCTCATCTCCATTCTTCGCTCTCAAAAGCTGGAGTCAAAACCTTCCTTGACGAGGAGAATCTGCTCAAGGGAATGGAGCTGCAAGAACTATTGCGAGCAATTCAAGTATCTCAGATAGCAATAGTAGTTTTCTCCAAAAGATACGCTGAATCTAGTTGGTGTCTTGACGAGCTTCAAAAAATCTTTCAATGCCGCCAAACTTGTGGCCTAAGAGTTGTGCCTGTATTTTACTATGTTGAACCGTCCGAAGTACGTCACCAGACGGGTGATTTTGGAGATGCGTTGAGAGCAGCTGCAGAAAGTAGCTATGCAGGAGAACATCTGGAATTCGCTTTGTCGAGTTGGAGACGCACACTCACCGACGCTGCAAATTTGTCTGGGTGGAATGCCACGGATCGGAGGTAAACCGATACTTGAATCTATTTGGAGAAAtcatcattataattatttttagaattaaattatttttcattttaaattactttttacttttaatcatatatttcataaaataatctaaaatattttttagaacatatatataaagtgtttctaaatgagaaacaaaattatacattatatattatatattatttttttgagagAATATTTTAGAGAActgtaatataatttagaatgaaaaataattttcttaacatagtttgagaataaaaaatatatctaacctttatttttaatttaaaacatatattaaatctaatttatatataagttaaaaagcagatttaataaaagtttaagaaaactaattcctattaattaatttatggtttacttaaaatttaactatCTTGTAAATTTGGATGaaacatgttattttattttttcgtcATCCATTACCTTATTTATTACTTCTCCA from Vigna radiata var. radiata cultivar VC1973A chromosome 9, Vradiata_ver6, whole genome shotgun sequence carries:
- the LOC106773328 gene encoding uncharacterized protein LOC106773328, which produces MEEQMPEKMPPTVEKYDESGDPEEHLRSFADAMAIYSPNELVLCRVFSLSIKGEALAWFHSLRPKTIDSFETLRNLCRKWARSIMSTLSTALRPFSFTDSLFARPLMTLGEMQERAARFIIIEEIRAIQKRQHEKNASSSGQEKKEVVTNEWKKGKKFKDGSIRPRFDRYTPLNVPRAKVLEEALSVDHLPPLKKKPTPKNANGTKHCLYHQNMGHTTEECITLKDKVE